A stretch of the Vicia villosa cultivar HV-30 ecotype Madison, WI unplaced genomic scaffold, Vvil1.0 ctg.000688F_1_1_5, whole genome shotgun sequence genome encodes the following:
- the LOC131630516 gene encoding uncharacterized protein LOC131630516 has translation MNTFRRYISGTFIVHPDNISKELVSTNDVSPNVQGVVVKSVNIDGDFNNKQEFDDRDGMLTWIRRTATRLGFGVVIRRSDNGLEKRNAFVTIWCEKSEKYKTPLEKFKRDDTVLQGHPSVYRLKAEEKTCISDMTLNLVQSKNTLATLKQKEPDNLFNTLSTLLILDSTYKTNKYRLPLFELVGVTSTDKTYAVGFAFLKCEKEDNFTWELEVCRSLLKEKVDMPKAIVTDRNTPLMNTAAKVFPFSNALFCRYHISTNVRSRVKPAVEKKQLEFEGGKLVKPSVVVEQIMDAWNCILNSSTKDLYVDSVIQFWKVCKKYPALLKYVESTILDQVKEKIVYAWIDNVRHLGNTTTNRVESAHASLKN, from the exons ATGAACacattccgtaggtacatctccGGAACAT TCATAGTGCATCCCGATAATATCTCAAAAGAATTAGTTTCTACAAACGATGTTTCTCCGAATGTTCAAGGGGTTGTCGTAAAGTCGGTAAATATCGATggtgactttaataacaagcaagagtttgatgatcgtGATGGCATGCTCACATGGATTCGTAGGACTGCAACTAGActtggttttggtgtggtaatAAGAAGATCAGATAATGGTTTGGAAAAAAGAAACGCTTTTGTAACAATATGGTGCGAAAAAAGCGAGAAATACAAGACTCCTCTAGAgaagtttaaaagagacgacacag TGTTACAAGGTCATCCTAGTGTATATCGGCTCAAAGCGGAAGAGAAAACATGTATTAGTGACATGACCTTAAATCTTGTACAATCGAAAAATACACTTGCCACATTGAAACAGAAGGAACCCGACAAt ttgttcaacacgtTATCGACATTGCTCATTCTtgattctacctacaagaccaacaagtatagactTCCATTATTTGAGTTGGTTGGTGTTACATCTACCGATAAGACATATGCCGTTGGTTTTGCTTTTCTGAAGTgtgaaaaagaggataattttaCATGGGAATTAGAGGTGTGTCGGTCACTTTTGAAGGAAAAAGTCGATATGCCTAAGGCGATTGTTACGGACCGCAATACCCCACTGATGAATACGGCGGCAAAGGTATTTCCTTTTTCTAATGCATTATTTTGTCGATATCACATATCAACGAATGTGAGAAGTCGGGTTAAACCCGCGGTAGAGAAAAAACAACTAGAGTTCGaaggtggaaaattggtgaagCCTAGTGTGGTTGTTgaacaaataatggatgcatggaatTGTATACTAAATTCTTCCACAAAAGATTTATATGTCGATTCCGTTATTCAATTTTGGAAAGTGTGTAAAAAGTATCCTGctttattgaaatatgttgaaagcaccattcttgatCAGGTGAAGGAGAAGATTGTTTATGCATGGATTGATAATGTTCGACACCttgggaatacaaccaccaaCAGAGTTGAGTCGGCCCATGCTAGTTTGAAAAATTAG